One Campylobacter concisus DNA window includes the following coding sequences:
- a CDS encoding GyrI-like domain-containing protein: protein MKIINLDDSFEIYGVKTRTKNEDEMDGKGKIPALWSKFMGELYDGKSEIYSVYCNYESDLNGHYDNFIGTRSRQKGDENLDIQSGKYALFSFANEPQNVAKFWGEIWRYFESSELKRTYKTDFEKYLKDKIEIYISIK from the coding sequence ATGAAGATTATAAATTTAGATGATAGCTTTGAAATTTATGGAGTAAAAACTCGCACTAAAAATGAAGATGAAATGGACGGCAAGGGCAAAATTCCAGCTTTATGGTCTAAATTTATGGGCGAGCTCTATGATGGCAAGAGCGAAATTTATAGCGTTTACTGCAATTACGAAAGTGATCTTAATGGACATTACGATAACTTTATCGGCACAAGATCACGCCAAAAGGGTGATGAAAATTTAGATATACAAAGCGGAAAATACGCTCTTTTTAGCTTTGCAAATGAGCCGCAAAATGTTGCAAAATTTTGGGGTGAAATTTGGAGATATTTTGAAAGTAGTGAGCTAAAAAGAACCTATAAAACAGACTTTGAAAAATACCTAAAAGACAAAATAGAAATTTATATATCAATAAAATAA
- a CDS encoding DUF3972 domain-containing protein gives MQTYLGVDEFCKLVHLEREVIEDMINRGVLKTKEENGEILIEASEGTMSVVPSVSQNLSLQPQSQDGFSFVEKTIGTILNLHEKVLDAKDETLETLRNENKFLKEALISMQELYDEDRKTVETLTKQLKISQDEVEFLKRKYKLMWNQAVENFNGQK, from the coding sequence GTGCAGACCTATCTTGGAGTTGATGAATTTTGCAAACTTGTGCACTTGGAGCGCGAAGTTATCGAGGATATGATAAATCGTGGCGTTTTAAAAACCAAAGAGGAAAACGGAGAAATTTTGATAGAAGCGAGCGAGGGAACGATGAGCGTGGTGCCTAGTGTTTCGCAAAATTTATCCTTGCAGCCACAAAGCCAAGATGGTTTTAGCTTTGTGGAAAAGACGATTGGCACGATACTAAATTTACACGAAAAGGTGCTTGACGCAAAAGATGAGACGCTTGAGACCTTAAGAAATGAGAATAAATTTTTAAAAGAGGCGCTCATTTCGATGCAAGAGCTCTATGATGAAGATAGAAAAACGGTCGAGACGCTTACAAAACAGCTTAAAATTTCACAAGATGAAGTTGAATTTTTAAAACGAAAATACAAGCTCATGTGGAACCAAGCGGTTGAAAATTTTAACGGACAAAAGTAG
- the purE gene encoding 5-(carboxyamino)imidazole ribonucleotide mutase yields MKFVSIIMGSKSDYEIVSETAKTLEKFGVKYELIISSAHRSPKRTSEYVANAEKKGAKVFIAAAGMAAHLAGAIAANTTKPVIGIPMAGSALSGVDALYSTVQMPSGMPVATLAIGKAGAINAAYLAVQILALEDEGLANALKADREAKIKALEEDSSKVEVIL; encoded by the coding sequence ATGAAATTTGTTTCTATTATAATGGGAAGTAAAAGTGACTATGAGATCGTTAGCGAGACGGCAAAGACTCTGGAGAAATTTGGCGTAAAATATGAACTGATAATCAGCTCAGCCCACAGAAGCCCAAAAAGAACTAGCGAATACGTCGCAAATGCCGAGAAAAAGGGCGCAAAAGTCTTTATCGCAGCTGCTGGTATGGCGGCTCACCTAGCTGGAGCGATCGCTGCAAACACAACAAAGCCAGTGATCGGCATACCAATGGCAGGATCGGCTTTAAGCGGCGTTGATGCACTTTATTCAACTGTGCAAATGCCAAGTGGTATGCCAGTGGCGACCTTGGCTATCGGCAAGGCTGGCGCAATAAATGCAGCCTATCTTGCGGTGCAAATTTTAGCCCTTGAAGATGAGGGGCTAGCAAACGCGCTAAAGGCCGACAGAGAGGCAAAGATAAAGGCTTTAGAGGAAGACTCTTCAAAGGTTGAAGTGATACTATAA